From the Malaclemys terrapin pileata isolate rMalTer1 chromosome 13, rMalTer1.hap1, whole genome shotgun sequence genome, one window contains:
- the LOC128847279 gene encoding olfactory receptor 11A1-like produces MHLIEKAEEDNQTVITEFILLGFGNLPELQILFFLVFLVIYIVTMSGNILIIALVVADQHLHTPMYYFLGNLSCLETCYTSTILPRMLTSLLTGDRTISVSGCFAQFYCFGCLVTTECYLLAAMSYDRYLAICNPLHYTALMNGRLCLQLAAGSWISGFLTCVITMCFMLQLTFCGPNEIDHFFCDFSPMLKLSCSDTSMITLVSFILASINTPCPFLLTVTSYVCIIATILRIPSTTGRQKAFSTCSSHLIVVTVFYGTLMTVYLLPKTNTLKALNKVFSVFYTVLTPMLNPLIYSLRNKEVKEALRKVIS; encoded by the coding sequence ATGCACCTCATAGAGAAAGCAGAAGAGGACAATCAAACGGtcatcacagaattcatcctcctgggattcggGAATCTCCCTGAACTGCAGATCCTTTTCTTCCTGGTTTTCCTAGTGATCTACATTGTGACCATGTCCGGGAACATCCTCATCATAGcgctagttgtggctgatcagcaccttcacacccccatgtattactttctggggaacttgtcctgcttggagacctgctacacctccaccattCTGCCCAGGATGCTGACCAGTCTCCTGACTGGAGACAGAACCATTTCTGTCAGTGGCTGTTTTGCACAGTTTTATTGCTTTGGTTGTTTGGTAACTACAGAATGCTATCTCCTTGCAgcgatgtcttatgatcggtatttagcgatATGCAACCCCCTGCATTATACAGCCCTGATGAACGGCAGGTTGTGCCTCCAGCTAGCAGCAGGGTCGTGGATAAGCGGATTTCTAACATGTGTAATAACGATGTGCTTTATGTTGCAATTAACATTCTGTGGccccaatgaaattgaccatttcttttgtgatttttctCCAATGCTAAAACTCTCCTGTAGTGACACCAGCATGATCACACTGGTTAGTTTCATACTCGCCTCCATAAACACGCCTTGCCCATTTCTATTAACTGTGACATCCTATGTTTGTATCATTGCTACtatcctgagaatcccttccaccaccgggaggcaaaaggccttttccacctgctcctctcacctcattgtggttACAGTTTTCTATGGGACCCTAATGACTGTGTATCTGCTACCAAAAACCAATACACTGAAAGCCCTGAACAAAGTATTCTCTGTCTTCTacacagtcctgactcccatgctcaaccccctcatctacagcctgcgGAACAAAGAGGTGAAGGAGGCCCTGAGAAAAGTCATCAGTTAA